In Halapricum desulfuricans, a single window of DNA contains:
- a CDS encoding DUF7118 family protein translates to MTSTSEASVDELIERYRRRADAYGEACDRVEEAGEDRLQRLAGYYDELTGLFDRYESRIVSDGESEVDMEAFIEYQDELAHFFEHLPEDLPHREDFEAIDDMMHERYLKHSDFEAAREALSPVADLVGRLEERARAEERLAEARRDLERRRREIDERIDDRERLIEFGEADLDAPVERLREPIETYDEAVVDAFETFTGEASAREVLSFVESTAAFPLIEYREPPEDLLEYVRTSGAGAESIPQLLEYADYSVSKLDHYVEDARALKRNVATHRTYLQRLDGDPLTIGWPPPTAAALQFRCRELVSVVDRFDPPDTVLAALHDVRALARREDYERLRESAVARERLDDDERERLKRGEIRDELEQLRERYERLASVLDE, encoded by the coding sequence ATGACGTCTACGAGTGAAGCGTCGGTCGACGAACTGATCGAGCGCTACCGGCGTCGCGCGGACGCCTACGGGGAGGCCTGCGACCGGGTCGAGGAAGCCGGCGAGGACCGACTGCAACGGCTCGCGGGGTACTACGACGAACTCACGGGGCTGTTCGACCGCTACGAGTCGCGGATCGTCAGCGACGGCGAGAGCGAGGTCGACATGGAGGCGTTCATCGAGTATCAGGACGAGCTGGCCCACTTCTTCGAGCACCTGCCCGAGGACCTGCCCCACCGCGAGGACTTCGAGGCGATCGACGACATGATGCACGAGCGCTATCTCAAGCACTCGGACTTCGAAGCCGCCCGCGAGGCGCTGTCGCCGGTCGCCGATCTGGTCGGCCGTCTCGAGGAGCGTGCTCGGGCCGAAGAACGCCTCGCCGAGGCGAGACGCGACCTCGAACGGCGGCGGCGAGAGATCGACGAGCGGATCGACGACCGCGAGCGGCTGATCGAGTTCGGCGAGGCCGATCTGGACGCGCCAGTCGAACGGCTCCGCGAGCCGATCGAAACCTACGACGAGGCTGTCGTGGACGCCTTCGAGACGTTCACCGGCGAGGCGAGTGCCCGCGAAGTGCTTTCGTTCGTCGAATCGACGGCCGCGTTCCCCCTGATCGAGTACCGCGAGCCGCCCGAGGACCTCCTCGAGTACGTCCGAACCTCCGGGGCCGGGGCCGAGTCCATCCCACAACTGCTCGAGTACGCCGACTACTCGGTCTCGAAACTCGATCACTACGTCGAGGACGCTCGCGCGCTCAAGCGCAACGTCGCGACGCACCGGACCTACCTGCAGCGACTCGACGGCGATCCGCTGACAATCGGCTGGCCGCCGCCGACCGCTGCGGCGCTGCAGTTCCGGTGTCGGGAGCTCGTCTCCGTCGTCGACCGGTTCGACCCGCCGGACACGGTGCTGGCCGCACTGCACGACGTTCGGGCGCTCGCCCGGCGCGAGGACTACGAGCGGCTGCGAGAGAGCGCCGTCGCCAGAGAGCGACTCGACGACGACGAACGCGAGCGGCTCAAGCGCGGCGAGATCCGGGACGAGCTCGAACAGTTGCGCGAACGGTACGAGCGACTCGCGAGCGTTCTCGACGAGTAG
- the glmM gene encoding phosphoglucosamine mutase, translating to MKVFGSSGVRGVVNETLTPEYALQVAMAAGTVWRTDSGVSRVAVAHDTRTSGGMIADAARSGLASVGFDVDYLGTIPTPGAQAYADEQSIPALMVTASHNPPQHNGIKLIGPDGIELAVDDLEQVEQRLLGERFERSQWDDIGQTRTIDGVRQAYIDQLLEAVDRERIADADLTVALDPGHGAGAVTSPQFFRELGCHVLTINAQPDGHFPGRKPEPVADNLGDLKRLVETSDADLGVAHDGDADRAIFVDETGSFIEGDAALAALAREELRAGDGVVSAVSSSQRLVDVADEVGAELHLTQIGSSHIITKVQQLQKAGTRVPIAGEGNGGIIFPGYRTIRDGAYTAARFCELLADRRASEIAADYDAYYNVRKNVSYADEGERSAMIDAIETVAHETDAEVRTIDGHRLEFDDGWVLARPSGTEPLVRVYAEARDRDRAEQLASLMYDAITDAAAKS from the coding sequence ATGAAAGTCTTCGGGTCGAGCGGCGTTCGCGGGGTCGTCAACGAGACGCTGACTCCCGAATACGCGCTCCAGGTCGCGATGGCCGCTGGCACAGTCTGGCGCACCGACTCGGGCGTCTCGCGCGTCGCGGTCGCCCACGACACCCGAACCAGCGGCGGGATGATCGCCGATGCCGCGCGGAGCGGACTCGCCAGCGTCGGCTTCGACGTCGACTACCTGGGAACGATCCCGACCCCGGGAGCGCAGGCTTACGCCGACGAGCAGTCGATTCCGGCGCTGATGGTGACGGCCTCGCACAACCCGCCCCAGCACAACGGGATCAAACTGATCGGACCGGATGGCATCGAACTGGCAGTTGACGACCTCGAACAGGTCGAGCAGCGCCTGCTCGGCGAGCGCTTCGAACGCAGCCAGTGGGACGACATCGGGCAGACCCGGACGATCGACGGCGTTCGACAGGCGTACATCGACCAGTTGCTCGAGGCGGTCGACCGCGAGCGCATCGCCGACGCGGACCTGACAGTCGCGCTCGATCCGGGTCACGGCGCCGGCGCGGTGACCAGCCCGCAGTTCTTCCGCGAGCTGGGCTGTCACGTCCTGACGATCAACGCCCAGCCCGACGGGCACTTCCCCGGCCGCAAACCCGAACCCGTCGCGGACAACCTCGGCGACCTGAAGCGACTGGTCGAGACCAGCGACGCCGACCTGGGGGTCGCACACGACGGCGACGCGGATCGGGCGATCTTCGTCGACGAGACCGGTTCGTTCATCGAGGGCGACGCCGCGCTGGCCGCGCTGGCCCGCGAGGAACTCCGGGCGGGTGACGGCGTCGTCTCGGCGGTCAGCTCCTCCCAGCGGCTGGTCGACGTCGCCGACGAGGTCGGCGCGGAGTTACACCTCACGCAGATCGGGTCCAGTCACATCATCACGAAGGTACAGCAACTCCAGAAGGCGGGCACGAGAGTCCCGATCGCCGGCGAGGGCAACGGCGGGATCATCTTCCCGGGCTACCGGACTATCCGGGACGGGGCCTATACCGCCGCGCGCTTCTGTGAACTGCTCGCGGACCGACGAGCCAGCGAGATCGCCGCCGACTACGACGCGTACTACAACGTCCGGAAGAACGTCTCCTACGCCGACGAGGGCGAGCGCTCGGCGATGATCGACGCGATCGAGACGGTCGCCCACGAGACCGACGCCGAGGTGAGGACGATCGACGGCCACCGACTCGAGTTCGACGACGGGTGGGTACTGGCCCGTCCCAGCGGGACCGAACCGCTCGTGCGCGTCTACGCCGAGGCACGCGACCGCGACCGCGCCGAACAGCTCGCGTCACTGATGTACGACGCGATCACGGACGCCGCGGCGAAGTCATAG
- a CDS encoding molybdopterin-containing oxidoreductase family protein produces the protein MSEREGTLTRRNLLKTAGAAAGAAALGGCLSGDGTDSAPSGELSTAFGNCWMCSHNCGQKAYVQDGTVVNLTGVDGHPRGSAGPDTEGTLCPKGLAQLDKTHDPKRIKEPHIRDEDGTLRKVDWETAFEETAKRLVAFAEENGSETFLDATSWAETSIFRTVWRDLYGSPERISRGIHVCAGPTFVTGGMMGVGSNNRVPDYQNSEYIIAWGRNILNSFAGQFEAKGVLEAIEENGATLVTIDPQHTITAQKSDEWMPIEPRTDGALALAMANVIIEEELYDEEFVENHTYGFEAYREAAAEMPPEEAAEITGLDADQIRRVARGFAEAAPQAGISVWTGTAQAGNGWKATQNITALNGLVGNIDRPGGLRLWKYPATASFGQVCEEDYTPRAEYKEPALKKYDEYSDYPVRHIEGIAHNLVPEMVDNDHINGIVCHHDDPLKDGNADAWIEAIEAMDLVISIDAYWNGVSRRADIVLPEATQLEKDTLGTGNWSAYPNHKWITGSKAAVDPQWNTKPDFDILTGIADAMAERTDNDDWTIFQQWDSHEEYIDDQLSTLDLTLEELDSGETNYELLEEYDYEQYGEDFTFRFDLDQVSSFATAAEEAGMDTAPEWISPGTYGDSTSEEYPLEFTDVRSVFFSHGSNQPHERLQDQFAKRNQLSEEDYRGNYLYLHPRDAEERGIETGDLVTIESKSGSGDLMAIVTERARPGFVTSQYGFGQTSAITTGEDARERSADGMNTMTLHDTQMDPITGQVDRHIAVDVTPAGGD, from the coding sequence ATGAGTGAACGCGAGGGGACGCTCACTCGTCGAAACCTGCTGAAGACGGCCGGCGCGGCTGCTGGGGCAGCGGCCCTCGGTGGCTGTCTCTCCGGCGATGGGACGGACAGCGCCCCGTCCGGCGAGCTGTCGACGGCGTTCGGCAACTGCTGGATGTGCAGCCACAACTGCGGACAGAAAGCCTACGTTCAGGACGGAACCGTCGTCAACCTCACGGGCGTCGACGGCCATCCGCGCGGGAGTGCCGGGCCGGACACCGAGGGGACGCTCTGTCCGAAAGGACTGGCACAACTGGACAAGACCCACGACCCAAAGCGGATCAAAGAGCCCCACATTCGGGACGAGGACGGGACTCTCCGGAAGGTGGACTGGGAGACGGCCTTCGAGGAGACCGCGAAACGGCTGGTCGCGTTCGCCGAGGAGAACGGTTCGGAGACGTTCCTCGACGCCACTAGCTGGGCCGAGACGAGCATCTTCCGGACGGTCTGGCGGGACCTCTACGGCTCGCCCGAGCGGATCAGCCGCGGGATCCACGTCTGTGCCGGCCCGACGTTCGTCACCGGTGGGATGATGGGCGTCGGCTCGAACAATCGCGTCCCTGACTACCAGAACTCCGAGTACATCATCGCCTGGGGCCGGAACATTCTGAACTCCTTCGCCGGTCAGTTCGAGGCCAAGGGCGTCCTCGAGGCGATCGAGGAGAACGGCGCGACGCTGGTCACGATCGACCCACAGCACACGATCACGGCCCAGAAGTCCGACGAGTGGATGCCGATCGAGCCCCGGACGGACGGGGCGCTGGCGCTCGCGATGGCTAACGTCATCATCGAGGAGGAGCTGTACGACGAGGAATTCGTCGAGAACCACACCTACGGCTTCGAGGCCTATCGGGAGGCGGCCGCCGAGATGCCCCCCGAGGAGGCGGCCGAGATCACTGGTCTGGACGCCGACCAGATCCGGCGGGTCGCACGCGGGTTCGCCGAGGCCGCCCCGCAGGCGGGTATCTCCGTCTGGACGGGGACGGCACAGGCCGGCAACGGCTGGAAGGCGACCCAGAACATCACCGCGCTCAACGGCCTGGTCGGCAATATCGACAGGCCCGGCGGGCTCCGGCTCTGGAAGTACCCCGCGACGGCATCGTTCGGCCAGGTCTGTGAGGAGGACTACACGCCGCGCGCCGAGTACAAGGAGCCGGCGCTCAAGAAATACGACGAGTATTCCGACTACCCCGTCCGGCACATCGAGGGGATCGCGCACAACCTCGTCCCGGAGATGGTCGACAACGACCACATCAACGGGATCGTCTGTCACCACGACGACCCGCTGAAAGACGGCAACGCCGACGCGTGGATCGAGGCGATCGAGGCGATGGATCTGGTCATCTCGATCGACGCCTACTGGAATGGCGTCTCCCGGCGGGCGGACATTGTCCTGCCGGAGGCGACCCAGCTGGAGAAAGACACCCTCGGGACCGGCAACTGGAGTGCCTACCCCAACCACAAGTGGATCACGGGCTCGAAAGCCGCCGTCGATCCGCAGTGGAACACCAAGCCCGACTTCGACATCCTGACCGGGATCGCCGACGCGATGGCCGAGCGGACGGACAACGACGACTGGACGATCTTCCAGCAGTGGGATTCCCACGAGGAGTACATCGACGACCAGCTCTCGACGCTGGATCTGACCCTCGAAGAGCTCGATAGCGGCGAGACGAACTACGAGCTCCTCGAGGAGTACGATTACGAGCAGTACGGCGAGGACTTCACCTTCCGATTCGACCTCGATCAGGTATCGTCGTTCGCGACGGCCGCCGAGGAGGCCGGGATGGACACGGCCCCCGAGTGGATCTCGCCGGGCACGTACGGCGATTCGACCTCCGAGGAGTACCCCCTGGAGTTCACCGACGTTCGCTCGGTGTTTTTCTCCCACGGGAGCAACCAGCCCCACGAGCGACTGCAGGACCAGTTCGCCAAGCGAAACCAGTTGAGCGAGGAGGACTACCGCGGGAACTACCTCTATCTCCACCCGCGGGATGCCGAGGAGCGCGGTATCGAGACGGGCGATCTGGTGACGATCGAATCCAAGAGCGGCAGCGGCGATCTCATGGCGATCGTCACCGAGCGCGCACGGCCCGGGTTCGTCACCTCACAGTACGGGTTCGGCCAGACCTCGGCGATCACGACCGGTGAGGACGCCCGCGAGCGGTCGGCGGACGGAATGAACACGATGACCCTTCACGACACACAGATGGATCCGATCACGGGACAGGTAGACAGACACATCGCGGTCGACGTAACGCCGGCGGGGGGTGACTGA
- a CDS encoding 4Fe-4S dicluster domain-containing protein, with protein MADRQDHWVFYFDPNRCIGCHACSISCKQFHGRDSDADDWRTVTHHEKGTHPASEEYDADTSSPIENVPISMSCMHCHDAPCEEVCPTEAIVKRDSDGIVTIDQDKCIGCKYCGWACPFGAPTYGDNGLMSKCNMCLDQGPGSGAGAESKNEQDNPIQPNCVSDCVGGAIKAGPEKEMVKEASQAAAERFKSNNERVIVEPFQGEENLDMVEHAATPDNAGD; from the coding sequence ATGGCTGACAGACAGGACCACTGGGTGTTCTACTTCGATCCCAACCGATGTATCGGCTGTCACGCGTGTTCGATCTCCTGCAAGCAGTTCCACGGCCGGGATTCCGACGCCGACGACTGGCGGACCGTTACCCACCACGAGAAGGGGACCCACCCCGCGTCCGAGGAGTACGACGCCGACACGTCCTCGCCGATCGAGAACGTCCCGATCTCGATGTCGTGTATGCACTGTCACGACGCGCCCTGCGAGGAGGTCTGCCCGACGGAGGCGATCGTCAAGCGCGACAGCGACGGGATCGTGACCATCGATCAGGACAAGTGCATCGGCTGCAAGTACTGTGGCTGGGCGTGCCCGTTCGGCGCGCCGACCTACGGCGACAACGGGCTGATGTCGAAGTGTAACATGTGTCTCGATCAGGGGCCGGGCAGCGGTGCGGGCGCGGAGTCGAAAAACGAGCAGGACAACCCGATCCAGCCCAACTGCGTCTCCGACTGCGTTGGCGGAGCAATCAAGGCCGGGCCGGAGAAAGAGATGGTCAAAGAGGCCTCCCAGGCGGCGGCCGAGCGGTTCAAATCGAACAACGAGCGGGTCATCGTCGAGCCGTTCCAGGGCGAGGAAAACCTCGATATGGTCGAACACGCCGCGACGCCTGACAACGCAGGGGACTAA
- a CDS encoding helix-turn-helix domain-containing protein: protein MAINRIGRESAPIDPPVEDREMRVVLEIERGGPCRLDRMEGEVIGIDVRLSEEVCNVDAVVRDPAQENVSTQYFENQLCDHCPGKVFGEHGCLPRYREINEGSFVVETYVADTQAVADLVSDIRSVCDNVSLRSIVSTDRSEFNEDCSVDVSALTRKQREAVYHAQEMGYYDPDADVSLAELADRIGISTSALSQRLRRAEGNVLRQLSVECDCWDDVD, encoded by the coding sequence ATGGCGATCAACCGGATCGGACGGGAAAGCGCTCCGATCGACCCGCCAGTCGAGGACCGGGAGATGCGGGTCGTTCTGGAGATCGAGCGGGGCGGCCCCTGTCGGCTGGACCGCATGGAGGGTGAGGTCATCGGGATCGACGTGCGCCTCAGCGAGGAGGTCTGTAACGTCGACGCCGTGGTTCGTGATCCTGCGCAGGAGAATGTCTCGACCCAGTATTTTGAGAACCAGCTCTGCGATCACTGTCCGGGAAAGGTGTTCGGCGAGCACGGCTGTCTCCCGCGCTACCGGGAGATCAACGAGGGGTCGTTCGTCGTCGAGACCTACGTCGCCGACACCCAGGCCGTCGCCGATCTCGTGAGTGACATCCGGTCAGTGTGTGATAACGTCTCGCTCCGGAGCATCGTCTCGACGGACCGGTCGGAGTTCAACGAGGACTGCTCGGTCGACGTCTCCGCGCTCACCCGCAAGCAGCGCGAAGCCGTCTACCACGCACAGGAGATGGGGTATTACGACCCGGACGCCGACGTCTCGCTGGCCGAGCTGGCCGACCGGATCGGCATCTCAACCTCGGCGCTGTCACAGCGCCTCCGCCGGGCGGAAGGTAACGTCCTTCGCCAGCTCTCGGTGGAGTGTGACTGCTGGGACGACGTCGACTGA
- a CDS encoding inorganic phosphate transporter, giving the protein MVEPTLLATLAVATLASLFMAWAIGAGSSGSTPFAPAVGANAISVLRAGLLVGLLGLAGATLQGANVSEAVGQELIGGYTLSPAGATLALLLAAGLVAFGVFTGYPIATAFTVTGAVVGIGLAAGGDPAWAKYREIVTLWVTIPFVGGGIAYGVATTLRDERVPERLAVPALAAVVAVLLANVNFVLLGGPGEQSSIAVELAALAGQSTLVGRAGVSVAFAAVIAALLYRDLQADAAAAQRHFLLVLGGLVAFSAGGSQVGLAIGPLLPLLGPDTGVQVPLETVLLFGGIGLLAGSWTGAPRMIKAIAQDYSSLGPRRSIAALIPSFAIAQTAVLFGIPVSFNEIIVSAIIGSGYAAGGGAVSGEKMAKTVLAWIGSLVLALGLGYGLFAVWTSVV; this is encoded by the coding sequence ATGGTCGAGCCGACACTGCTGGCGACGCTTGCGGTCGCGACGCTCGCGAGCCTGTTCATGGCGTGGGCGATCGGTGCCGGGTCCTCGGGGTCGACGCCGTTCGCGCCAGCGGTAGGGGCCAACGCGATCTCGGTGCTACGAGCCGGACTGTTGGTCGGACTGCTCGGACTGGCCGGGGCGACACTACAGGGCGCGAACGTCTCGGAGGCGGTCGGACAGGAACTGATCGGCGGGTACACGCTCTCGCCTGCGGGGGCGACGCTAGCGCTGCTTTTGGCCGCTGGCCTGGTCGCCTTCGGCGTGTTCACGGGCTATCCGATCGCCACGGCGTTCACCGTCACCGGGGCCGTCGTCGGGATCGGACTCGCGGCGGGCGGGGATCCGGCGTGGGCCAAGTACCGTGAAATCGTCACGCTGTGGGTCACGATCCCGTTTGTCGGCGGCGGGATCGCTTACGGCGTCGCGACGACGCTGCGCGACGAGCGTGTTCCCGAGCGACTCGCAGTCCCGGCGCTTGCGGCCGTCGTCGCCGTCCTGCTGGCGAACGTGAACTTCGTCCTGCTCGGCGGGCCGGGCGAACAGTCCTCGATCGCCGTCGAACTCGCCGCCCTCGCCGGCCAGTCGACGCTGGTCGGCCGGGCCGGCGTCTCGGTCGCGTTCGCCGCGGTCATCGCCGCGCTGTTGTATCGGGATCTGCAGGCCGATGCGGCGGCCGCACAGCGTCACTTCCTGCTCGTTCTGGGCGGGCTGGTCGCCTTCTCGGCGGGCGGCAGTCAGGTCGGACTGGCGATCGGGCCGCTCCTGCCGCTGCTCGGGCCTGACACCGGCGTGCAGGTCCCGCTCGAGACGGTCCTCCTGTTCGGCGGGATCGGCCTGCTCGCCGGGTCGTGGACGGGCGCACCGCGGATGATCAAGGCGATCGCGCAGGACTACTCCTCGCTGGGGCCGCGCCGGTCGATCGCGGCGCTGATCCCGAGTTTCGCCATCGCCCAGACGGCCGTCCTGTTCGGCATCCCCGTCTCGTTCAACGAGATCATCGTCAGCGCAATTATCGGCAGCGGCTACGCGGCCGGTGGCGGCGCGGTCAGCGGCGAGAAGATGGCCAAGACGGTGCTCGCGTGGATCGGCTCGCTGGTGCTGGCGCTCGGTCTCGGGTACGGGCTGTTTGCCGTCTGGACGTCAGTCGTCTGA
- the hisI gene encoding phosphoribosyl-AMP cyclohydrolase, which produces MSETEPRLAFEDNEYLPAVAQDADSGEVLMLAYVTPEALERTRETGRAHYYSRSRDELWEKGATSGHTQHVEEIRVDCDGDALLYLIDQEGGACHTGYHSCFYRTIDGDVVSEKVFDPDDVYE; this is translated from the coding sequence ATGAGCGAGACAGAGCCGAGACTGGCCTTCGAGGACAACGAGTACCTGCCGGCGGTCGCCCAGGACGCCGACAGCGGCGAGGTCCTCATGCTCGCGTACGTCACGCCCGAAGCGCTGGAACGGACCCGCGAGACCGGCCGCGCCCATTACTACTCGCGGAGTCGGGACGAACTCTGGGAGAAAGGAGCCACGAGCGGCCACACCCAGCACGTCGAAGAGATCCGGGTCGACTGCGACGGCGACGCCCTGCTGTACCTGATCGACCAGGAGGGCGGGGCCTGTCACACGGGGTATCACAGTTGCTTCTACCGGACGATCGACGGCGACGTGGTCAGCGAGAAGGTGTTCGATCCCGATGACGTCTACGAGTGA
- a CDS encoding hemolysin family protein → MGISALAAASRAGIELYTVPIVGVELSQTVVTAIGILMILFLLVGSGFFSSSEIAMFSLPPHQVDAMVEQGRRGANAVKSLKDDPHRLLVTILVGNNMVNITMSSISTTIVGFYLDAGTAVIVSSLGITSMVLLFGESAPKSYAVENTELHARRVAPPLKVVGKVLLPLIAVFDYLTRQVNKITGGRSEIESTYVTRDEIRNMIKTGEREGVLDEEEREMLHRTLRFNNTIAKEVMTPRLDVTAVSKDADIAEAIETCIQSGHARLPVYEGSLDNVIGVVHIRDLVRDLNYGENEQLELSDLIEPTLHVPESKNVDDLLKEMRENRMHMVVVIDEFGTTEGIVTMEDLTEEIVGEILEGSEEEPIEFVDSDTAIVKGEVNIEEVNEALSIDIPEGEEFETLAGFIFNRVGRLVEEGEIIAYDGVEIRVEQVENTRIMKARISRIDEVEIDSDGDRDETDDDKSGETASDDESSADTGRSDD, encoded by the coding sequence ATGGGGATATCCGCACTTGCAGCGGCGTCACGGGCCGGCATTGAACTATACACCGTACCGATCGTCGGCGTTGAGTTGTCACAGACAGTGGTCACGGCGATCGGCATCCTCATGATTCTGTTTCTCCTCGTTGGATCGGGGTTCTTCTCCTCGTCGGAGATCGCGATGTTCTCGCTGCCGCCGCATCAGGTCGACGCGATGGTCGAACAGGGCAGACGCGGCGCGAACGCGGTCAAGTCCCTCAAGGATGACCCGCACCGCCTGCTCGTGACGATCCTGGTCGGCAACAACATGGTCAACATCACGATGTCCTCGATCTCGACGACCATCGTGGGCTTTTACCTCGACGCGGGAACGGCAGTGATCGTCTCGTCGCTGGGCATCACGTCGATGGTCCTGCTGTTCGGCGAGAGCGCGCCGAAGTCCTACGCCGTCGAGAACACCGAGCTGCATGCGCGACGCGTCGCGCCACCGCTGAAGGTCGTCGGGAAAGTCCTCCTGCCGTTGATCGCGGTGTTCGATTACCTGACGCGGCAGGTCAACAAGATCACGGGCGGTCGCTCGGAGATCGAGAGCACCTACGTCACCCGCGACGAGATCCGCAACATGATCAAGACCGGGGAGCGCGAGGGCGTCCTCGACGAGGAGGAACGGGAGATGCTCCACCGAACGCTCCGGTTCAACAACACGATCGCCAAGGAGGTCATGACGCCGCGACTGGACGTGACAGCAGTCTCGAAAGACGCCGACATCGCCGAGGCGATCGAGACCTGCATCCAGAGCGGGCACGCCCGCCTGCCGGTCTACGAGGGGAGTCTCGACAACGTCATCGGCGTCGTCCATATCCGGGATCTCGTGCGCGATCTCAACTACGGCGAGAACGAGCAACTCGAACTGTCCGATCTGATCGAGCCGACCCTGCACGTCCCCGAGAGCAAGAACGTCGACGATCTCCTCAAGGAGATGCGAGAGAACCGCATGCACATGGTCGTCGTCATCGACGAGTTCGGGACGACCGAAGGGATCGTGACGATGGAAGATCTCACCGAAGAGATCGTCGGCGAGATCCTCGAGGGCAGCGAGGAAGAGCCGATCGAGTTCGTCGACAGCGACACCGCGATCGTCAAAGGCGAGGTCAACATCGAGGAGGTCAACGAGGCGCTGTCGATCGATATCCCCGAGGGCGAGGAGTTCGAGACGCTCGCGGGATTCATCTTCAACCGCGTCGGACGGCTCGTCGAAGAAGGCGAAATTATCGCGTACGACGGCGTCGAGATCCGCGTCGAACAGGTCGAGAACACCCGAATCATGAAAGCCAGAATCAGCCGGATCGACGAGGTCGAGATCGATTCGGACGGGGACCGCGACGAGACGGACGACGACAAGAGCGGTGAGACAGCGTCCGACGACGAGTCGTCCGCCGACACCGGGCGATCAGACGACTGA
- a CDS encoding DUF5789 family protein gives MADDKRGREDQARNEERRQRARAIAAELERGDEPEPPVEPAVLADLESELESVSFPATGADVVETVGDREIESVDGPYTVEELVADTDAERFDTPESVRVRVQRPTVATAMKRVVEAAGTLRNEELGDSQRTTYEKTFRELKAIDADDEDEGIEVVADWTVNRIHEKETLPGSRAVRRRAAEFCQANGYEIRNDEWLGI, from the coding sequence ATGGCAGACGACAAGCGCGGACGGGAAGATCAGGCCCGAAACGAAGAGCGCCGTCAGCGAGCGCGTGCGATCGCCGCGGAACTTGAGCGGGGCGACGAGCCGGAGCCGCCGGTCGAACCTGCGGTACTGGCCGACCTCGAATCGGAGCTTGAATCGGTCTCGTTCCCCGCGACGGGGGCAGACGTCGTCGAGACCGTCGGTGATCGGGAGATCGAATCGGTCGACGGGCCGTACACGGTCGAAGAACTCGTCGCCGATACGGACGCGGAACGCTTCGACACGCCCGAGTCGGTCCGAGTCCGGGTACAGCGGCCGACGGTCGCGACGGCGATGAAACGGGTCGTCGAGGCTGCCGGGACGCTGCGAAACGAGGAACTCGGCGACTCACAGCGTACAACCTACGAGAAGACGTTTCGGGAACTGAAGGCGATCGATGCCGACGACGAGGACGAAGGGATCGAGGTCGTCGCCGACTGGACCGTCAATCGGATCCACGAGAAGGAGACACTTCCGGGGTCTCGGGCTGTCCGCCGGCGAGCGGCCGAGTTCTGCCAGGCGAACGGGTACGAGATCCGCAACGACGAGTGGCTCGGGATATAG